Genomic window (Nitrospirales bacterium LBB_01):
CGGAAAGTTATGTTATCCAAACGAAGCTCAAGTAGTTGAAGTAAAAGCTCACCGGTTATTCCGCGCTTTTTCCCTGCTTCTTTGAAATACCTCCTAAACTGCCGCTCCAAGAGGCCGTAAGCTAACCTGACCTTCTGCTTTTCCCTTAACTGAATAGCATAGTCAGAGAGTTTACCCCTTCTTAAGCCGTGCTGCCCAGGTGCCGTCTTTCTCCTTTCCATTGAGCACTTATCTGTGGTACACCTGTCTCCTTTAAGAAACAGTTTCTCATTGTCCCTGCGGCATAGTCTGCAAAGTGGTCCTGTGTATCTGGCCATATTACACTCGCCTCCTTTTTGGAGGTTTACATCCGTTATGAGGCACCGGAGTTACGTCCTTTATTAAATTAACATCAATGCCTGCCGCCTGTATGGCTCTTATAGCTGATTCACGACCAGCTCCCGGTCCCTTTATAAAGACGTCTATCTGTTTCATTCCCATCTCTATGGCCTTTTTTGCCGCCGTCTCCGCCGCTATCTGAGCCGCATAGGGCGTTCCCTTTCTTGATCCCTTAAAACCCAGACTGCCTGCAGATGACCACACCAACACATTGCCCGAGGTATCGCTTATCGTAACCAGAGTGTTGTTGAACGTTGTCTGCACATGTGCTATTCCGCTGGCTACGCGCTTTTTTTCTTTCTTTGGCCCTTTACGCTTTCTCGGCGGCATTATTTACCTCCTTTTTTCTTGATTGCTGATTTAGTAGGACCACGTCTTGTTCTTGCATTTGTCTTAGTTCTCTGCCCCCTCACAGGCAGTCCCAGTTTGTGTCTTAACCCTCGGTAGCAGCCTATATCCATTAGCCTTTTGATGCTCATAGAGACTTCTTTTTTTAAATCCCCTTCTACCTTATAGTCTCTGTCTATCACTGCCCTAAGTTTAGCCACGTCATCTGGTGTCAGGTCATTTACCCTCGTGTCGGGGTTTACGCCGGACTCTTTAAGTATCTTTCTGGAGGTTGGTCTCCCTATTCCAAATATTCTGGTTAAACCAATCTCCACTCGCTCTTTTCTGGGTAAATCCACTCCTGCTATTCTTGCCATCTTATTCCCTCACACTTAACCTTGCCGTTGTTTGTGCTTTGGTATCTCACATATCACCCGCAACACACCCTTGCGCTTTATCAACTTGCACTTTGAACATATTGGCTTAACCGATGCCCTGACTTTCACTATATATCCCTCCTTAACGACGTCTGACATGACCTATCACTCATAAGCTCACTGTCCTTTACGCCTGTAAATTATTTGTACCTGTACGTAATCCTGCCCTTTGTCAAATCATACGGTGACAATTCCACTAAAACCTTATCACCGGGAAGTATCTTTATGTAGTGTATCCTCATTTTACCGGAAACATATGCTATCACAACCTGTTTATTTTCTAATTCCACCCTAAACATTGCATTTGGCAACGCCTCCTGTATTGTGCCCTGCACCTCAATACTATCCTCTCTGGTTGATTCCTTTACCTCATCAGTTGCCTTTTTATGCTTATCGCTTCTTGATTTTTTATAAAATTTCAATTTTCCAGCACCGTTAATACCTCCGGTTCTCCTTCGGTAACCAGTACCGTGTGTTCAAAATGTGCAGACAGTGTACCGTCACCAGTAACTGCTGTCCAACCGTCCTCAAGTACCTTTACCTCGTACCCGCCGATGTTTACCATAGGTTCTATTGCTAAAACCATCCCACGCTTAAGCCTGGGTCCCTTATGCGGCGCACCGTAGTTGGGTATCTGAGGCTCTTCATGAAGATCTCTGCCAACCCCATGCCCTACAAATGTCCTTACCACTGAGTATCCGTTACCTTCAACATAACTCTGAATCGCATGTGATATGTCTGACACCCTTTTGCCAGGTACTGCCTCTTTGATTCCCTTATAAAGAGACTCCTCTGTAACCGCTAACAGTCTTACTGCCTCCTGTTTAATCTTTCCAACAGCATAGGTCTTAGCTGCGTCCCCAATGAAGCCCCTATAAACGACTCCGATGTCAATACTAACTATATCGCCATCCTTAACCGTTCGCTTATGAGACGGAATGCCGTGCACTACCTCATCGTTTATAGAAACACAGAGACTCGATGGATACCCCCTGTAGCCTTTAAACGCAGGAATTGCCCCGTGTTTTTTTATTAAACTCTCTGAAAACAATTCCAAATCCTTAGTTGTTATTCCCGGTTTTATAAAATCTCCAATGTTTGCCAATATCTCAGCTACGATTTTAGATGCCTTTGATATTTTTCTAATTTCATCATCTGACTTTATTATTATCACTTAAGCCTTGCTTCAGCTATCCTCTTCGTCCTTTTAGCTTGCCCTTTTTAAGAAGGCCGTCGTACGATCTGGTAAGAAGGTGCGACTCTATCTGTGATACCGTATCAAGCGCTACTCCTACCACAATCAGAAGCGACGTGCCGCCAAAATAAAACGGTACCCTAAACTTGCTTATCAGTATGCTGGGCAGCACACACACTACAGACAGATATATGGCGCCCACAAATGTCAGTCGTGAAAGCACCCTGAATATATAATCAGATGTGTTTTTACCTGGACGTATTCCTGGAATGTAACCTCCATACTTTTTCAGATTATCAGATATATCCACAGGATTAAACACTATTGCCGTATAAAAATAGCAGAAAAACACTATCATCATCACATAAATTAAGTCATGGAGGGCGGAACCAGGTGTCAGCTGCTTAGCAAACGCCTGCACCCAAGGCACTGCAATAAACCCTGCTATTGTCGCTGGAAACATTATTATCGAGGATGCAAATATCGGAGGAATAACCCCTGATGTGTTAATTTTCAGAGGCAGGTGGGTACTTTGACCACCATAAACTTTGCGTCCAACTACCCGTTTTGCATATTGAACCGGTAGTTTCCTCTGTCCTCTTTCCATATAAATTATGCCAGCTATTACGGCTACCATCATGGCAACCACAATCAAGAGCAGTATAATTGACAGCTCTCCAGCCTTTATAAGCCTGCCTGTGGTTATAATTGCATTGGGAAGCCTTGCGACAATTCCTGCAAATATAATCAGGGAAATCCCGTTACCTATGCCTCTTTCAGTTATCTGCTCTCCTAACCACATGATAAAGGCCGTGCCTGCGGTAAGCGTCAGCATGGTTAAAATCCTGAAGGCCCATCCCGGATGCTGTATGAACTGTCCGTTAGCCATAGTTTCAAGCCCCACGGATATTCCAAACGACTGCACCATGCTGATTAAAACTGTGCCGTAACGAGTGTATTGCGTGATTTTCTTTCGCCCCTCCTCGCCCTCCTTTGCAAGCTTTGCAATGGCAGGGATTACTACCGTAAGGAGCTGAAAAATGATGGAGGCGCTGATGTATGGCATTATACCAAGAGCAAAAATCGTAACTCTGGAAAGGGCGCCGCCTGAAAACATATCAAAAAATCCCATAAGGGCGCCGCCCTTATCGGTGAGAAATTTGCTTAACTGTTCGCCATTTATACCTGGTGTGGGCACATGTGCGCCAATTCTATAAACTATAAGAAGAGCAAAGGTAAATAGTACCCGCTTTTTTAACTCCTCTATTCTGAGTATGTTTTTGAAACTTGAAAGTGCTCCCAATATCTATTCCTCTGACGGGGCTATAGCTGTACGGCCTGTCCGCCGGCTTGTGTTATTTTTTCTTGCGCTGTTTTACTAAAAACATTAGCCACTACCTTCACTGGCCGTGTCAACTCACCTCTACCTAACACCTTTAAACCGCTGTGGAATTTCTTTATAATCCCCCGCTCAAAGAGCACCTCTGGAGTTATCTCGTTTAAATCCACAATCGAATCAATATCGTCAACATTTATGATTCCGTACTCTGTCTTAAAAGGAATATTCTTAAATCCTCTCTTAGGAAGTCTTCTCTGAAGCGGCATCTGACCGCCTTCAAAGCCTAATCTTTTACCAGCTCCGGCACGAGCCTTCTGTCCCTTATGCCCCTTACCCGAGGTCTTGCCACGCCCAGAGCCCGTACCGCGTCCTATCCGCTTTACGTTCTTTGTGCTGCCCTCAGCCGGGCTTAACTCATTTATATTCACTCTATAGCCTCCAAATGTCTCTTTCTTACACCAACGAACAGGTTTTTTCCCTGCTGCCGATAACTTTAACCCTTCAATACCTCTACCGAAAGCAGATGCGACACTTTGCGAATCATCCCTCTTATGGAAGGAATATCCTCTTTAACAACAACCATGCCGGGCTTTCTTAACCCAAGCGCTGCCAGTGTTCTTCTCATTTGCTCAGTTAATCCGGCATAACCCCTCTTTTGCGTTATCTTGTACATCACTTACCTGCCTCTTTAGCATGATAATTTTCGTCATTACGCCCACGCAACTTCAACACCGCCTCGGTATCTTTTAACTTTGTCAGTCCATCTACAGTTGCTCCGACAGCGTTAAAAGCATTTGTGCTGCCAATCGACTTAGCCACCACGTTATGAACACCTGCTACCTCTAAAACCGCTCTCACCGGGCCTCCTGCTATTAACCCAGTTCCCTCTTTGCCAGGATTTAACACAACCATCCCCGAGCCGCAATACCCGATTATTCTGTGCGGTATAGTGCCGTCTTTAACAGGAAACTTAAGGAGTCCCTTTTTTGCCTTCTCAACCGCTTTCCGTATAGCCTCAGGCACTTCATTAGCCTTACCCTTGCCTACTCCCACGATTCCGTTACCATCTCCCACAACAACAAGAGCGCTAAATGAAAACCTGCGACCACCCTTTACGACCTTTGCCACTCGGTTTATAAAGACCACCTTTTCTTGTAAGTCCAAATCCTCGTGCTCTATTCTACCCACTATACCTCCAGTTTAATTTTGGCGGTTCAATTTTGAATTAAAACTCAAGTCCTGCCTCTCTTGCCGCCTTTGCCACAGCCTCAACCCTGCCATGATACTTAAATCCACCTTTATCAAACACTACCTTTTGGATTCCCTTGTCTTTAGCCCGTTTGGCTATGATGTCTCCTACAAGCCCAGCAGATTTAACATTGCCCTTGTGGTTTGGCAACTGTCTAATTTCCTTCTCCAACGTTGAGGCACTGACAAGCGTGCGCCCTGCTGTGTCATCTATTATCTGGGCATACATATGGTTTAGGCTTTTATAGACGGTAAGCCTCGGCCTTTCTTGGGTTCCAGTCACCTTCTTTCTTACCCTTAAATGCCTTCTTTCTCTTAATTCTATCTTATCTCTGTTCAATTTCTGCCTAAGCCTCCTTTGTAACCCATCACTTCGTACCAGTCTTACCAGGTTTTACCTTTATAACCTCTTCAGCATACCGTATGCCCTTACCCTTATACGCATCAGGCGGTCTTATACTTCTTATATCTGCCGCAAACTGTCCCAGCAATTCCTTATCTATTCCCATCAGAACCAGTTTAGTCTGCTTTTTATCGACCTCGGCAGTAACTCCAGTTGGCAGCGTCATCTCCACAGGATGCGAATACCCAACAGCAAACTCTATCTTATCACCTTTAACCTGCGCTCTGTACCCAACGCCAACAAGCTCCATATTTCGTACAAACCCTGCGGAAACACCCGTGCACATGTTGCTGATGAGGGTCCTTGTAAGCCCGTGAAGCGATCTGTGGTCTTTGCTGTCGCTTTGACGCTCTACAGTCAGAGTGCTGCCAGATAGTGTTAACGTTACCCCCTCAGGCCGCCGCCAGTTTAGTTTCCCCTTTGGACCGGTCACAGCCACATTGGCACCATCTATCTTAACCACTACACCTGATGGTATATCTATCGGTTTCCTTCCTACTCTTGACATCTTCTCATGTTCTCCCTGTCAAATTCTCCATGTAAAACCTAGGGCTTTACTATCCCCGTTGGTATTTACCAGATATGGGCAATGACCTCACCGCCCACCTTCTCCTGCCTGCTTGTGTTATCAGTTACAATTCCCTTAGGCGTACTGAGTATTGCTATTCCTACGCCTCCCATAACACTTTCCACGTCCTTGTAACCCCTATATACTCTGCGACCTGGGGTGCTGACTTTCTGAAGCCCTGTTATTACGCTTTTGTTTTCCACATACTTCAAAGACACTCGCAACACGCCCTGTTTTTTATCTTTTAATATCTTATAAGCCCTTATAAAACCCTCTTCTTTTAATAATTTTGCTATTTCCAGCTTGATTCTGGACGCCGGTATATCCACCTTTTCCGCCCGTATCATTATGGCGTTTCTAACTCTGGTCAGCATGTCTGCTATCGGATCTGTCATCATGATCTAATTACCCCTACCAACTTGATTTTATCACACCGGGAACTTTGCCCTGTAGTGCCAACATTCTAAAACATATACGGCAAAGGCCGAATTTCCTTAAATACCCGCGAGGCCTACCACACACCTGGCATCTATTGTATGCCCTCACTTTAAACTTAGACGGCCTCTTGCACTTTTCTCTCATACACGTCTTTGCCATTTACCCTCCAATTCCATCATCTCACACATGCCCTCACTCATCAGTCTCTAAAGGGCATTCCAAACTCTTTAAGCAGTGCCTTACACTCCTTGTCGTTTCTTGCTGTTGAACACACTACAACGTTAAGTCCATGCACTGTGTTGACCTTATCGTAATCTATCTCAGGAAATATAAACTGCTCTCTGACTCCTGTTGAAAAATTACCCCTGCCGTCAAAAGACTTACCGGAAATGCCCTTAAAATCCCTGATTCTTGGTAACGAGAGCGTTATAAACCTGTCCAGAAATTCATACATCATAACCCCGCGCAGTGTTACCATACAGCCTATCGGCATACCTTTTCTTAACTTAAACCCTGCTATAGACTTCTTAGCCTTCGTTACAACCGACTTTTGCCCTGAAATTGCCTCAAGCTCTTTCTGTGCTGCATCAAGCAGTTTTATATCCTGTATCGCCTCGCCAAGCCCGACATTCAACACCACCTTAGTAAGACGCGGCACCTGCATTATGTTTTTATATGAAAAGTCCTTCATTAACTTAGGCACTATTTCCTTTTTGTATTTATCCCTCATCCGAACATCCATAACGTTTAATCCATAACCTCCTTGCATTTCTTACAAACCCTGACCTTCTTACCACCCTCAAGCTCTATTGTACCTATTCTGGTTGGTTTGCTGCAACGGCTGCACAAGAGCATCACTTTTGATATGTGCAGCGGGTATTCCTTTTCAATTATTCCACCCTGTGAGTACTTTTTATTGGGCTTCATGTGCTTTTTTACTATATTGACATTTTCTATAAGCACACTGTCCTTATCGGGCAGACTCTTTATGACGCGGCCTCTTTTGCCCTTTTCCTTGCCCGTCAGCACAATCACAGTATCTTCTTTTTTTATACTAAGTCCCATTATCTCACCACCTTTAAAGCACCTCTGGTGCAAGTGATATTATTTTAGTAAACTCTTTCCACCTTAACTCCCTTGCCACAGGACCAAATATACGAGTACCTACAGGTTCAAGTGCCGCATTGATTAAAACCGCTGCATTTTGTTGGAACCTGATATATGTGCCGTCTGCCCGTCTTGTCTCTTTACGTGTTCTGACGACAACCGCTTTGGCAACCGATCCCTTTTTCACGTTACTTAGAGGTATTGCCTCCTTAACGCTTACAACAATTATGTCGCCAATACGGGCATACCGCTTCTTATATCCGCCAAGCACCTTTATACACTGGACTTTTTTGGCACCTGAATTATCAGCGACATCCAAAACCGTTTCAACCTGTATCATCAGCGTGCTCCTTTTTGTCTTGTTTATTCACTACTACCCAGCGTTTTGTCTTACTGACTGGCTTTCCCTCCATCACCGACACTCTGTCGCCAATCTTACACATGTTCTGTTCATCATGCGCTTTGACCTTTAACGTGTGTTTCATCGTCTTTTTATAGCGCGGATGCTGGTAGAGGGACGTTATGGCAACTGTAACAGTTTTGTCCATCTTATCACTAATCACATCTCCGGTATAAAGCTTCTTAGGCATTTCCTTTTCCCGCCTTAAGTTGTGTTTTTATTGTCAACACCCTTGCAATGTCCTTTCGTACGGCTCTGCAGCGCATCGGGTTTTGTATCTCGCCTGTTGCGCTTTGAAACCTGAGATTAAATAGCTCTTTCCTCAGTTCCCTTTCCTTTGTAATAAGCTCCGTTTCTGTCAAGGATTTTAATTCTGCCGCTTTTTTCAAACCACAGCCTCCTCTCTACGCACAAACTTTGTTGATATTGGAAGCTTAAACGAGGCAAGCCGCATGGCTTCTTTAGCCGTCTCCTCGGTTACACCAGATAATTCATAGAGCATCCTGCCTGGTTTTACCACTGCTACCCAGTACTCAAGGTTACCCTTTCCCTTACCCATTCTTGTCTCAGCAGGTTTTTTAGTTATAGGCTTATCAGGAAAAATCCTTATCCAAAGCTTACAGCCTCTCTTTGCGTATCTCGTAATGGCAATTCTTGCAGATTCAATCTGTCTGCTGGTTATCCAGCCCGGTTCAAGAGCTTTAAGACCAAACTCACCGAATGAGACATCGCAACCGCGGTAAGCCTTACCATTCATGTTACCTTTCATCATTTTTCTGTATTTTACCTTTTTAGGCATCAACATGTCGTTTACTCCTTACCTCTCATTATCCCCATCAGGCTGCACCCTTTGTCTCAGGGAGCACATCTCCTTTATATATCCAAACCTTTACGCCGATTATTCCATAAGTTGTTTTTGCGCGTGCCGTGCCATAGTCTATATCAGCTCTGAATGTGTGAAGCGGCACCCGCCCTTCTTTATACCATTCAGTGCGTGCTATTTCTGCTCCTGAAAGCCGCCCTGCACACGCTATCTTTACCCCCAGAGCGCCAAACCTCATAGAGGACAGCACAGATTTTTTCATTGCTCTTCTGTATGCCACACGCTTTTCTATCTGCATCCCAATATTTTCAGCTACCAGTTGAGCGTCAAGCTCTGGTTTTCTAATTTCCTTTATATCAATGCTGACTTGCTTTGTTATAGATGATTCGATGGCTTTTTTAAGGTTTTCAACCTCTGCACCCTTCTTTCCTATGATTATACCAGGACGTGCTGTGTGTATTATTATCTTTATCTTTTGCCCTGCACGCTCTATCTCAACCTTACTTATTCCCGAATGATACAACTTTTCCTTTATATACTGTTGCAACTTTAAATCCTCATGCAACTGCTGGGCATAAGCACTTTTACTGTACCACTTAGAGTCCCACGTCTTTATAATTCCAAGTCTGTTACCTATGGGATGTGTCTTCTGGCCCAAAAGCCACCTCCATCACTCTGATAGAACCACTGTTATGTGGCTCGTTTTTTTCTTTATTACATTTGCCCTGCCCATAGCCCGTGGCATAATGCGCCTCATCATTGGTCCCTCATCGACATACACACGTTGAAGCTTCATGTTTTCCGGATCGGCAACGTCGCTCTGCTCAGCATTTGCCATTGCAGATTTCAGCAGTTTCTTAATAAGCACTGCCCCTCTGTAGGGCATATACTCTAACATCGTCATAGCCTCACTTGCCTTCTTTCCAGCTATCAGCCTAACAACCCGCCGTGCCTTCTGAGGTGTAATACGCGCATACCGTAATAGTGCTTTTGATTCCATATTATCTATTTACCCTTCACCGATGTAGATTTTGCTGTTTTTGCGGATTTATCCGCTCCGGAGTGTCCCTTAAATGTACGCGTCGGGGAAAACTCTCCTAGCTTATGTCCTATCATATTTTCAGTTACATATACCGGTATAAACTTTTTGCCGTTATAGACGGCAAACGTGTAACCGATAAAGTCAGGCACTATAGTTGAGCGCCTTGACCATGTTTTGACAATCTTCTTTTCGCCGCTTTCCTGCAGCTTGGTTATTTTAAGCAACAGCTTTTCCTCTACAAACGGACCTTTTTTAACTGACCTGGGCATACCTGCTCCCTCTTATTTCCTTCTCCTGACTACAAACTTGTCAGTGCGCTTGTTTTTCCTTGTTTTAATTCCCTCTGGCGTACCCCATGGTGTACATGGTGGTCTGCCGCCGGAACTCTTACCCTCGCCACCACCCAGCGGGTGATCTACCGGGTTCATGGCAACACCTCTGACTGTCGGTCTTTTACCTTTCAGCCTGTTTCGCCCTGCCTTTCCAATCGATATATTCTCATGCTCGGCATTGCCAACCTGCCCTATAGTTGCCATACACTCCATAGGTACGAGTCTTACCTCACCACTGGTTAACTTCACCTGAGCATACCCTCTGTCCTTAGCTACTAACTGCGCCTGTCCTCCTGCCCCTCTTACTAACTTACCGCCCTGGCCAGGTTTTAACTCAACATTGTGAATTACCGTACCTACTGGAATATCCTTTAGTTTCAGTGCATTACCTGGCTTTATCTCAGCCTCAGAGCCGCTCATTACGTCATCGTTGACATTTAAACCCATGGGCAAAATTATGTAGCGTCTCTCACCATCTCTATACTTTAACAAAGCGATTCTTGCCGTTCTATTAGGATCATACTCAATGGTCTCTACCTTTGCAGCAATACCGGCCTTGTCTCTTTTAAAATCAATTATCCTGTACTGTCTCTTTGTCCCGCCGCCTCTGTGCCATGCAGTTACGCGGCCAGTGTTATTTCTGCCGCCGGTCTTTTTTATCGGCTCTGTCAGCGGCTTAAAGGGCTTATCTACAGTTACATTGTCAAAATCTGAGACAGTCTGAAAACGTCTGCCTGCCGATGTTGGTTTATATCTTCTTACTCCCATTTAAACACCTTCTATGAAGTCTAACTTTTCGCCCTTACCAAGTGTAACTATGGCCTTTTTTATCGTCTGCGTCATACCGATAGACTTACCATACTTTTTCCACTTGCCAGGCTGTGTTATTGTTGACACTTTAACCACCTTAACCTTAAAAATCTCCTCAAATGCTCTCTTTATCTCTATCTTATTTGAAGACATATCTACCTCTATCAGGAGTTTACCGTTTAGCTCCTTTATAAAGGTGCCCTTTTCCGTAAACATTGGCCTCTTAATTATTGTGTATGCGTCCTTCATCGTTTAACCCTTTTACTGTATTTAGTGCGTCTTTTGTTAATAACAAAAATTCGTGATTTATTATATCGTAAGTGTTGATGTCCTGTACTCTAACCACTTTAACTCCCACTATGTTTCTTGAGGAAAGCACAAGCGAGTTGTCTTTTTCGGGCACAACTATCAGCACCTTTTTATCCACAAGTCCTATGTTTTTTAAAATCTCCACGACATCCTTCGTTTTAGGTTTCGTTATCTGAAAAGCGTCGAGTATAAAGATATTACCTGAGCTGCTTTTTTCTGACAAAGCAAGTCTTACTGCAAGACGACGCAGCTTCTTATTAACTTTGTAGGAATAATCCCTTGGTTGCGGGCCAAAAACAGTTCCACCGCCTTTCCAAAGCGGAGACCTTATACTGCCATGCCTTGCTCGCCCCGTATGTTTCTGTTTCCACGGCTTTTTTCCACCGCCTCTTACCATGCCTCTGGTCTTTGTCGCATGAGTTCCCTGCCTCTGATTTGCTAGATAATTCTTCACAACATCATGCAAAATATCGGGTCTGGATTCAAGGCCAAAAACATCTTCAGGCAATGCCGTACTTTCCAGTTTATTATTACTTCTGTCTCTTATTTCAATCTCTAACATATCCGTTTAGCCCTTGTCATCTTAAGTTGCAGGCTTTAAAAACCCTTCCTTATTTCCACTATATCACCCTTTGCTCCGGGCACTGCACCCTTTATTATCAACACATTCTGCTCAGCTCTCACACCCACTATCGTAAGGTTTCTGACCGTTACCCTCTCTGAGCCCATGTGTCCAGGCATTCCCTTATTTTTCCACACTCTTGATGGAAATGAACTGGCGCCGATTGAGCCAGGTGCTCTGTTAAACATCGAGCCGTGACCGCCAGGACCTCCTGCATAATTATGTCTTTTCATTACTCCTTGAAAGCCTTTCCCTTTGGACACTCCTGCTATCTTTACCAAATCTCCTGCTGCAAATCTCTCCACTGTTACAAAATCTCCAACTTTTAGCCCATCTATTGGAAACTCTCTGATTATCTGCATAGGTTTTAAACCTGTTTTCTCAAAAATTCCCCTCATAGGTTTGTTAGCCTTTCTTGTCTCTATAAAGCCAACCTTTACAGAATCATAACCATCCCTTTCAGCGGTTTTTATCTGGATAACACTACATGGACCAGCCTCTATCAAGGTTACCGGTACAACATTACCTGTCTCTGTAAATATCTGAGTCATTCCCAGCTTTCTGCCTATTATACCAGTCTTTTCAGTGCTCATAGTTTTATCTCCACATCTACACCGGCTGCTAACTCTAACTGCATAAGGGCATCCACTGTCTGTTGAGTGGGGTCGTGAATATCAATCAACCGTTTATGCGTCCTTATCTCAAACTGCTCTCTGGACTTTTTATCCACATGAGGCGATCTCAACACAGTGAATTTCTGAATATGTGTCGGCAACGGTACCGGTCCTGCTATTCTTGCGCCAGTCCTGTGCACCGTGTCAACAATTTCCTTCACAGACTGATCCAACAGTCTGTGGTCAAATGCCCTTAGTTTTATTCTGATTTTTTCGTTCAAGTTCCTACTCCAAAACCTCTGTAACAACGCCGGCACCAACCGTTCTGCCACCCTCTCGGATTGCAAATCGTAGTTCCTTCTCCATTGCTATCGGCGCTATCAACTCTACTCTTATGCTTATGTTATCACCAGGCATTACCATCTCCACTCCCTCAGGCAACTCACACACTCCAGTCACATCTGTCGTTCTGAAGTAAAACTGCGGCCTGTACCCTTTAAAAAACGGCGTATGCCTGCCGCCCTCTTCCTTTGTTAACACATACGCTTCTGCCTTAAACTTTGTGTGCGGCGTTATGCTGCCAGGTTTTGCCAACACCTGACCTCTTTCCACCTCATCCTTACCAACTCCTCTTAAAAGCGCCCCTATGTTATCTCCGGCTCGTCCCTCATCAAGAAGTTTTCTAAACATCTCAACTCCGGTTACCACAGACTTTCTCGTTGCCGATATTCCCACTATCTCTACATCTTCGCCCACTTTGACTATCCCGCGCTCCACTCTGCCCGTTACCACTGTCCCTCTGCCGCTTATTGAAAACACATCCTCTATCGGCATTAAAAACGGTTTGTCAAGCGGTCTCTGTGGCTGCGG
Coding sequences:
- the rpmC gene encoding 50S ribosomal protein L29; translation: MKKAAELKSLTETELITKERELRKELFNLRFQSATGEIQNPMRCRAVRKDIARVLTIKTQLKAGKGNA
- the rplD gene encoding 50S ribosomal protein L4, yielding MLEIEIRDRSNNKLESTALPEDVFGLESRPDILHDVVKNYLANQRQGTHATKTRGMVRGGGKKPWKQKHTGRARHGSIRSPLWKGGGTVFGPQPRDYSYKVNKKLRRLAVRLALSEKSSSGNIFILDAFQITKPKTKDVVEILKNIGLVDKKVLIVVPEKDNSLVLSSRNIVGVKVVRVQDINTYDIINHEFLLLTKDALNTVKGLNDEGRIHNN
- the rpsC gene encoding 30S ribosomal protein S3, producing MGQKTHPIGNRLGIIKTWDSKWYSKSAYAQQLHEDLKLQQYIKEKLYHSGISKVEIERAGQKIKIIIHTARPGIIIGKKGAEVENLKKAIESSITKQVSIDIKEIRKPELDAQLVAENIGMQIEKRVAYRRAMKKSVLSSMRFGALGVKIACAGRLSGAEIARTEWYKEGRVPLHTFRADIDYGTARAKTTYGIIGVKVWIYKGDVLPETKGAA
- a CDS encoding 50S ribosomal protein L24 gives rise to the protein MGLSIKKEDTVIVLTGKEKGKRGRVIKSLPDKDSVLIENVNIVKKHMKPNKKYSQGGIIEKEYPLHISKVMLLCSRCSKPTRIGTIELEGGKKVRVCKKCKEVMD
- the rplE gene encoding 50S ribosomal protein L5; amino-acid sequence: MDVRMRDKYKKEIVPKLMKDFSYKNIMQVPRLTKVVLNVGLGEAIQDIKLLDAAQKELEAISGQKSVVTKAKKSIAGFKLRKGMPIGCMVTLRGVMMYEFLDRFITLSLPRIRDFKGISGKSFDGRGNFSTGVREQFIFPEIDYDKVNTVHGLNVVVCSTARNDKECKALLKEFGMPFRD
- the rplN gene encoding 50S ribosomal protein L14, giving the protein MIQVETVLDVADNSGAKKVQCIKVLGGYKKRYARIGDIIVVSVKEAIPLSNVKKGSVAKAVVVRTRKETRRADGTYIRFQQNAAVLINAALEPVGTRIFGPVARELRWKEFTKIISLAPEVL
- the rplB gene encoding 50S ribosomal protein L2; this translates as MGVRRYKPTSAGRRFQTVSDFDNVTVDKPFKPLTEPIKKTGGRNNTGRVTAWHRGGGTKRQYRIIDFKRDKAGIAAKVETIEYDPNRTARIALLKYRDGERRYIILPMGLNVNDDVMSGSEAEIKPGNALKLKDIPVGTVIHNVELKPGQGGKLVRGAGGQAQLVAKDRGYAQVKLTSGEVRLVPMECMATIGQVGNAEHENISIGKAGRNRLKGKRPTVRGVAMNPVDHPLGGGEGKSSGGRPPCTPWGTPEGIKTRKNKRTDKFVVRRRK
- the rplW gene encoding 50S ribosomal protein L23, whose translation is MKDAYTIIKRPMFTEKGTFIKELNGKLLIEVDMSSNKIEIKRAFEEIFKVKVVKVSTITQPGKWKKYGKSIGMTQTIKKAIVTLGKGEKLDFIEGV
- the rpsQ gene encoding 30S ribosomal protein S17, whose protein sequence is MPKKLYTGDVISDKMDKTVTVAITSLYQHPRYKKTMKHTLKVKAHDEQNMCKIGDRVSVMEGKPVSKTKRWVVVNKQDKKEHADDTG
- the rpsS gene encoding 30S ribosomal protein S19, yielding MPRSVKKGPFVEEKLLLKITKLQESGEKKIVKTWSRRSTIVPDFIGYTFAVYNGKKFIPVYVTENMIGHKLGEFSPTRTFKGHSGADKSAKTAKSTSVKGK
- the rplV gene encoding 50S ribosomal protein L22, with the translated sequence MESKALLRYARITPQKARRVVRLIAGKKASEAMTMLEYMPYRGAVLIKKLLKSAMANAEQSDVADPENMKLQRVYVDEGPMMRRIMPRAMGRANVIKKKTSHITVVLSE
- the rplP gene encoding 50S ribosomal protein L16, producing MLMPKKVKYRKMMKGNMNGKAYRGCDVSFGEFGLKALEPGWITSRQIESARIAITRYAKRGCKLWIRIFPDKPITKKPAETRMGKGKGNLEYWVAVVKPGRMLYELSGVTEETAKEAMRLASFKLPISTKFVRREEAVV
- the rpsH gene encoding 30S ribosomal protein S8 translates to MMMTDPIADMLTRVRNAIMIRAEKVDIPASRIKLEIAKLLKEEGFIRAYKILKDKKQGVLRVSLKYVENKSVITGLQKVSTPGRRVYRGYKDVESVMGGVGIAILSTPKGIVTDNTSRQEKVGGEVIAHIW
- a CDS encoding type Z 30S ribosomal protein S14, whose product is MAKTCMREKCKRPSKFKVRAYNRCQVCGRPRGYLRKFGLCRICFRMLALQGKVPGVIKSSW